Within the Coriobacteriia bacterium genome, the region GGGTTGTTGCGGCTGATGCGCGAGCGACGCCCCATGAACAGGGCGAAGCGCGACAGGCCGAAGCCCAGGCCGTTGTTGCGCACGCTGTAGACGAACTCGTTCACGAGTGCGCGGCGGTACAGGCCCTTGTCGAACGTCGGCTCGATGCCCCGGACGGTACAGAACAGCGTCTTGATGGGGTTGGAGATGTTCGGGTTCGTGAAGACGCTGTCGACCGGCATGCGCTCGAACATGTGGCGCATCTGCGTCTCAGCGTCGCTGCCGGCGATCTTGGCTTCCTCCATAATGCCCGAGAGGTACGACACGCCGCGAACTGCGTGGGCGCGGCGCACGCCGGCGTCGTCTACGCCGAGGCGATCGAGGACGTCCGTCATGTCGTTCCAACGCTCAAACGCCAGATTGGTCGCGCGCAGCATGGACGACGAACCGGGCAGGTCCTCTCGGTAGCAGTAGAACTCCTTCTCGAGGAACACGATGGAGCGTGCCTGGCACAGCGTCTCGACGAGGAACGGATTGTCAACCCAGCCGCCGCCCTTGGCCTCCTTAAAGCGGATGCCGTGCTCCTCGAGAAACGCGCGGCGGTACATGGCCGACCAGATGCTGGGGTGGTGCTGAAGCAGGCGTGGCTCATCAAAGATCGTGAACGGCTGGTGTGCCAGCGTGAGCCGGTGGGCGTACGCGCAGTGGTACAGGCGCTCCTTGGGCGTGCACGGCAGGTAAACGCGCGTGTAGGGCGTCTTCACGACGTCGGGCAGCTCGGGGAACGTCCGCGCGAACGCGAGCATCTCGTCGTAGAAGTGCGGACGCACGTAGTCGTCAGGCTCAAGGATGGCGACATAGGTACCGCGCGCCTCAGACAGCCCACGGTTGCAGGCTGAGCCGTAGCCTCCGTTCGGCTTGTCGATGACGCGCACGCGCGGGTCTTCCTGCTCGTGGCGCCGCATGATGGAGAGGCTGTCGTCGGTCGAACCGTCGTTGACGGCGAGGATCTCCATGCGAGCGACGTCGTTCTGACGCGCTGTCGACAGGGCCTGGTCGAGAAAGGCGCCCGTGTTGTACGTCGGCACGATGAGCGTGACGTCGATGTTCTGCGTGGTCATGCGCGCTCCTTCTCTAGGCGCCCAGGCTGCGATAGGCCGCGCAGACCTCGCTTGCCGGGCCGAATTGGCGCAAGTGCCCCTTCTCGATCCACACGGCCTTGTTGCACAGGCGCTCGATCTGTGACGTCTCGTGGCTGACGATCATGACCGTGACGTTGTCGTCGTTGATGAGGCGCTGGATGCGCTCCTCGCACTTGCGCTGGAACAGAAAGTCGCCGACAGAGAGCGTCTCGTCGACGATGAGCAGATCGGGGCGCGTCGAGGTCGCGATGGAGAACGCGATGCGCGCCACCATGCCCGACGAGTAGTTCTTGAGCGGCATGTCCAGAAAGTCGCGCAGCTCGGCGAAGTCGACGATGTCGTCGAAGTGCTCGTTGATGAACTGCTTGGAGTAGCCGAGCAGCGCGCCGTTGAGGTAGATGTTCTCTCGCGCCGTTAGCTCCATATCGAAGCCGGCGCCGAGCTCGATGAGCGGCGCGATCGTACCGTGCACGGTGCAGCTGCCTTCCGAGGGCTCAAGCACGCCCGCCACGATCTTGAGCATCGTGGACTTGCCGGAGCCGTTCGTGCCGACGAGGCCGAACACGTCGCCGCGGCGAACCTGGAACGTGATGTCGTTGAGGGCGCGAAACTCCTTGAACATCAGCTCGTGCCTCATGAGCTTGATGAAGTACTCCTTGAGGCTATTGAGCTGTTCTGAGGCCATGTTGAACACCATACTGACGTGGCTGGCGTCCACAATGACGTCGCGCGTGTCCTTCGCCGGCGCCGCATGGCTCACGTCGGGCGTTTGCATGCTTTCGTCGCTCATGTGCTGCGTGCGCCTCCCTTAGATGTACAGGATGAACTTGTGCTGCGTCTTACGGAACACGAGGATGCCCACTGCAAGCGTGCCGAGGGCAAACGCAAGGCAAATGAGGTTCTCCTGCAGGCCGGGGATCGTCCCATACATCATGACGTCGCGGAAGTAGACGACGAAGTGGTACATGGGGTTGAAGTTCTCAACGGCCACGAGCGCCTGGGCGAGGCCCGGGTTAGGCATGCCGGCCGTAAACTCGACGAGGTTCTGCGGCCAAAACACGGGCGTGAGGTAGTTCCATGCCGTCATGACGACGCCCCACAGGTGCATGACGTCACGGAAGAACACGGAGAGTGCCGACAGGATGAGACCGATGCCCACGGAGAACACGACGACGTACAGCACAAGGATGATGCCCATGAGCATCGTGGTGCCGTGGATGTAGAACGGGTCGTCAGCCGGGGACGTGAAGTGGAAGAACAGCATGACGCCCGCGACGGCGACGAGGGAAAGCGCGAAATTCACGAGGGAAAAGAGCACCTTCTCGATCGGGAAGACCGCCTTTTGCACGCGGACTTTCTTGATGAGCGGCGCGGCGTCGATAATGGAGCTCATGGCCCCGCACGTTGCGTCGCTCATCAGCGTGAACAGCACGGTACCCAAAATGAGGTACAGCGGGTAGTGGTCGATGTTGAAGCGGAACATATTGCTGAACACGAGCGTCATGACGGCCATCATGAGCAGCGGGTTCAGAACGCTCCATGCAACGCCGAGCACCGAGCGGCGGTATTTGAGCTTAAAGTCCTTCGTGACGAGCTGCTGAAGGATGAACAGCGTGCTGCGCATGACCTGGCGCGAGGCGGCTTTTGATGCGGGCGTGGTCGAGGCTTGGGTGTCAGTCACCGGCACAATCCCATCTCGAAAACGCCCCGCGACATCTCGAAAGAC harbors:
- a CDS encoding ABC transporter ATP-binding protein, which codes for MSDESMQTPDVSHAAPAKDTRDVIVDASHVSMVFNMASEQLNSLKEYFIKLMRHELMFKEFRALNDITFQVRRGDVFGLVGTNGSGKSTMLKIVAGVLEPSEGSCTVHGTIAPLIELGAGFDMELTARENIYLNGALLGYSKQFINEHFDDIVDFAELRDFLDMPLKNYSSGMVARIAFSIATSTRPDLLIVDETLSVGDFLFQRKCEERIQRLINDDNVTVMIVSHETSQIERLCNKAVWIEKGHLRQFGPASEVCAAYRSLGA
- a CDS encoding glycosyltransferase; the protein is MTTQNIDVTLIVPTYNTGAFLDQALSTARQNDVARMEILAVNDGSTDDSLSIMRRHEQEDPRVRVIDKPNGGYGSACNRGLSEARGTYVAILEPDDYVRPHFYDEMLAFARTFPELPDVVKTPYTRVYLPCTPKERLYHCAYAHRLTLAHQPFTIFDEPRLLQHHPSIWSAMYRRAFLEEHGIRFKEAKGGGWVDNPFLVETLCQARSIVFLEKEFYCYREDLPGSSSMLRATNLAFERWNDMTDVLDRLGVDDAGVRRAHAVRGVSYLSGIMEEAKIAGSDAETQMRHMFERMPVDSVFTNPNISNPIKTLFCTVRGIEPTFDKGLYRRALVNEFVYSVRNNGLGFGLSRFALFMGRRSRISRNNPNITRGAGI
- a CDS encoding ABC transporter permease, which produces MRSTLFILQQLVTKDFKLKYRRSVLGVAWSVLNPLLMMAVMTLVFSNMFRFNIDHYPLYLILGTVLFTLMSDATCGAMSSIIDAAPLIKKVRVQKAVFPIEKVLFSLVNFALSLVAVAGVMLFFHFTSPADDPFYIHGTTMLMGIILVLYVVVFSVGIGLILSALSVFFRDVMHLWGVVMTAWNYLTPVFWPQNLVEFTAGMPNPGLAQALVAVENFNPMYHFVVYFRDVMMYGTIPGLQENLICLAFALGTLAVGILVFRKTQHKFILYI